From Candidatus Manganitrophus morganii, the proteins below share one genomic window:
- the nuoF gene encoding NADH-quinone oxidoreductase subunit NuoF: MPVLEKPLTQHIRTDGTAIDLAAYERAGGYQGLRKALRMSPEEVLETVKRSGLRGRGGAGFPTGVKWSLVPRGKDAPHPKYVVANADEMEPGAFKDRFLLEGDPHQMIEGMIIAAYAVEADAAYIFLRWAYREAAARLSKAIADAYRHRYLGKNILETGYNLEMILHVSAGRYICGEETALLNALEGKRANPRAKPPYPQTVGLWGKPTVVNNVETFCNVPHILKHGPDWFQSLSRTKDAGTKLYGASGKVKRPGLWELPMGTTAREILEEHAGGMRDGLQFRAAIPGGASTEFITEAHLDIPMDFDEIKKAGSRLGTATLIVLDDRTCPVGMLWNIEQFFAQESCGWCTPCWSGLSWVEQILGAMERGEGEEGDLEILREQTKFMAPGNTFCALAPGAMEPLASGLIYFQEDFERHLREKRCPWKSNDHRF; the protein is encoded by the coding sequence ATGCCCGTATTGGAAAAACCGCTCACGCAACACATTCGTACAGACGGGACCGCGATCGACCTCGCCGCCTACGAACGCGCCGGCGGCTATCAGGGATTGCGAAAGGCGCTCCGGATGTCGCCGGAGGAGGTCCTCGAGACGGTCAAGCGCTCCGGCCTTCGGGGCCGCGGCGGCGCCGGCTTCCCGACCGGGGTCAAGTGGAGCCTGGTCCCGCGAGGCAAAGACGCGCCCCACCCGAAATATGTCGTCGCCAACGCCGACGAGATGGAGCCGGGGGCGTTCAAAGACCGTTTCCTTCTGGAAGGGGACCCGCATCAAATGATCGAAGGGATGATCATCGCCGCCTATGCGGTGGAGGCCGACGCCGCCTATATTTTTCTCCGCTGGGCGTACCGGGAGGCGGCCGCCCGTTTGTCGAAAGCGATCGCCGACGCCTACAGGCATCGCTACCTCGGCAAGAACATCCTGGAGACGGGATACAACCTGGAGATGATCCTCCACGTCAGCGCCGGCCGGTATATTTGCGGCGAGGAGACGGCGCTCCTCAATGCATTGGAGGGAAAACGGGCCAACCCGCGGGCCAAGCCCCCTTATCCTCAGACGGTCGGGCTGTGGGGAAAGCCGACGGTCGTCAACAACGTCGAGACCTTTTGCAACGTCCCGCACATCCTGAAGCACGGTCCCGATTGGTTCCAAAGCTTGAGCCGCACCAAAGACGCCGGAACGAAGCTCTACGGCGCGAGCGGCAAGGTGAAGCGGCCCGGTCTTTGGGAGCTGCCGATGGGGACGACCGCGCGGGAGATTCTGGAAGAGCATGCGGGGGGGATGCGCGACGGCCTCCAGTTTCGAGCGGCGATTCCGGGGGGCGCTTCCACCGAATTCATCACCGAGGCGCACCTCGACATCCCGATGGATTTCGACGAGATCAAAAAAGCGGGAAGCCGCCTCGGCACGGCGACGCTGATCGTCCTGGACGACCGGACCTGCCCGGTCGGCATGTTGTGGAACATCGAACAGTTCTTCGCCCAGGAGTCGTGCGGCTGGTGCACCCCCTGCTGGAGCGGGCTTTCCTGGGTGGAGCAGATCCTGGGGGCGATGGAGCGGGGGGAGGGAGAAGAAGGCGATCTGGAGATCTTGCGAGAGCAGACGAAGTTCATGGCCCCCGGGAACACCTTCTGCGCCCTTGCCCCCGGCGCGATGGAGCCGCTGGCGAGCGGGCTGATCTATTTTCAAGAAGATTTCGAGCGGCACCTCCGGGAGAAGCGCTGCCCGTGGAAAAGTAATGATCACCGATTTTAG
- the nuoE gene encoding NADH-quinone oxidoreductase subunit NuoE, whose product MLSPEERREIEAELPLYPNKQAVCIDAMQIVQKHRGWVPDEAIQDVASLLDMAPDELDGIATFYNRIFRRPVGRHVLLLCDSVSCWVMGYERVREHLMERLGVGLGQTTADNRFTFLPNVCLGACDRAPVMMVNEDLHSDLTTEKIDTLLEDYQ is encoded by the coding sequence ATGTTGAGTCCGGAAGAACGAAGGGAGATTGAAGCGGAGCTTCCTCTCTACCCCAACAAGCAGGCCGTTTGCATCGATGCGATGCAGATCGTTCAGAAACACCGCGGGTGGGTCCCCGATGAGGCGATCCAGGATGTCGCATCCCTGCTCGACATGGCCCCGGATGAGCTCGACGGGATCGCCACCTTCTATAATCGAATCTTCCGCAGGCCGGTCGGCCGGCATGTGCTGCTTCTCTGCGACAGCGTCAGCTGCTGGGTGATGGGATATGAGCGGGTCCGGGAGCATCTCATGGAACGGCTCGGCGTCGGTCTCGGCCAGACCACCGCCGACAATCGATTCACCTTTTTGCCGAACGTCTGTCTCGGCGCCTGCGACCGCGCGCCGGTGATGATGGTGAATGAGGACCTTCACAGCGATCTGACGACAGAGAAAATCGACACCCTCCTGGAGGATTATCAATAA
- the nuoC gene encoding NADH-quinone oxidoreductase subunit C/D has protein sequence MQTVDLSLNEAIQAQAGPALLAVQPTVDRIPTFWINKEKIHDLLRYVKNEIDRPYKMLYDLTGIDERVRVHREGQPDSDFTAVYHLYSFGRNAYLRFKVPLPEKRPSVPTITDLWPAADWYERETWDLVGIRFDGHPHLVRLIMPRDWEGHPLRKDHPSHGTELGLNMPDQKMMEEQEQLQFDPEEWGMKRSSDGTDFLFLNLGPHHPGTHGVLRVVLQLDGEIIVDAVPDIGFHHRAQEKVAERQTWHTYLPYTDRVDYLSGVINNMAYLSSVEQLAGIDIPLRAQVIRVMMCELYRIANHFVWLGTFSQDVGQLSPVFYTFNDRERAFYIAEAITGARMHPNWFRMGGTAQDLPIGWEDLFRDFISYLPPRLNEYEREIVKNRIFKARTKGIGRTTVDEAIEWGMTGPNLRACGLGWDFRKAHPYSGYDQFEFDIPIGKDGDSYDRATVRIEEMRQSLRIIDQCVRNMPDGPYKAIHPLATPPPKPKTMHDIETLIAHFLTVSWGPVIPPGEALGAIEASKGNNGYYLISDGSTTPYRNRIRTPSFPHMQMLPLLCRGLTVSDLIAIFGSVDFVLADVDK, from the coding sequence ATGCAAACCGTTGATCTCTCCCTCAACGAAGCGATTCAAGCGCAAGCCGGTCCGGCGCTGCTCGCCGTGCAGCCGACGGTCGATCGGATCCCGACTTTCTGGATCAACAAAGAGAAGATCCACGATCTGCTCCGGTACGTGAAGAACGAAATCGACCGGCCCTACAAGATGCTCTATGATCTGACCGGCATCGACGAGCGGGTCCGCGTCCACCGCGAAGGGCAGCCCGACAGCGACTTCACGGCGGTTTATCATCTCTACTCCTTCGGCCGCAACGCTTATCTTCGCTTCAAGGTCCCTTTGCCGGAGAAACGCCCCTCCGTTCCGACGATCACCGACCTCTGGCCGGCGGCCGATTGGTACGAGCGGGAGACGTGGGACCTCGTCGGCATCCGCTTCGACGGCCATCCGCACCTGGTCCGGCTGATCATGCCGCGCGATTGGGAAGGCCATCCGCTGCGAAAGGATCATCCCTCTCACGGAACCGAGCTCGGCCTGAACATGCCCGATCAAAAGATGATGGAGGAACAGGAGCAGCTTCAATTCGATCCGGAAGAGTGGGGGATGAAGCGGAGCAGCGACGGGACCGATTTCCTCTTCTTGAATCTCGGACCGCACCATCCCGGCACCCACGGCGTGTTGCGGGTGGTCCTGCAGCTCGACGGCGAGATCATCGTCGACGCGGTCCCCGACATCGGCTTTCATCACCGGGCGCAGGAGAAGGTCGCCGAGCGGCAGACCTGGCACACCTACCTCCCCTACACCGACCGGGTCGATTACCTCTCCGGCGTCATCAACAACATGGCTTATCTTTCGTCGGTGGAGCAGCTCGCCGGAATCGACATCCCCCTGCGGGCTCAGGTCATCCGGGTGATGATGTGTGAGCTCTACCGGATCGCCAATCATTTCGTCTGGCTCGGGACCTTTTCCCAGGATGTCGGCCAGCTCTCTCCGGTTTTTTACACTTTCAACGACCGGGAGCGGGCCTTTTATATCGCCGAGGCGATCACCGGCGCGCGGATGCACCCGAATTGGTTCCGGATGGGGGGAACCGCACAGGACCTGCCGATCGGATGGGAAGATCTCTTCCGCGATTTCATCAGCTACCTTCCGCCGCGCCTCAATGAATACGAGCGGGAGATCGTCAAAAACCGGATCTTCAAAGCGAGGACGAAGGGGATTGGCCGGACGACCGTCGACGAGGCGATCGAGTGGGGAATGACCGGGCCGAACCTGCGCGCCTGCGGATTGGGATGGGACTTCCGAAAGGCGCATCCTTATTCCGGCTACGACCAATTTGAATTCGATATCCCGATCGGGAAGGATGGCGACAGCTACGATCGCGCCACCGTCCGGATCGAGGAGATGCGCCAGAGCCTGCGGATCATCGACCAGTGCGTCCGGAACATGCCGGACGGCCCCTATAAGGCGATCCATCCGCTCGCCACCCCGCCGCCGAAACCGAAAACGATGCACGACATCGAGACACTGATCGCCCATTTCCTTACCGTCAGCTGGGGGCCGGTGATCCCCCCCGGCGAGGCGCTCGGAGCGATCGAAGCGAGCAAGGGGAACAACGGCTATTACCTGATCAGCGACGGAAGCACGACGCCGTACCGGAACCGAATCCGGACCCCCTCTTTCCCCCACATGCAGATGCTGCCGCTCCTCTGCCGGGGGCTGACCGTCTCCGATCTGATCGCCATCTTCGGGAGCGTCGATTTTGTTTTGGCGGATGTAGACAAATAA